A portion of the Acidimicrobiales bacterium genome contains these proteins:
- a CDS encoding replication-relaxation family protein, with amino-acid sequence MTPAKAQVSRPRPSADRKSNSGWTSSKSTRPPFNDNLVLYVTRRLTERDRTILDMLADHRVLTSDQLTEAFFDSATTARHRLTKLHQLRVVQRFAPFVSKGSAPYHYVLDRLGAEVVAAERGVEAKKLWKQDRSLVLARTATLRRIVGINGIFTALLHEARHSDARELSLWWSAARCSEWAGDLVKPDGYGIWKADGMARDFFVEWDRGEPPEAWVERLGGHADLADALERHVWVLVVASSLRREADLRRHLDRAGICAATATRGAHGFPFGDAWLPMGRTRREWVLDREAVGGRALGEFRRPGRSWPDWMYRDGAPALGQHDTLLT; translated from the coding sequence GTGACACCCGCGAAGGCGCAGGTCAGCCGGCCTCGACCCTCGGCAGATCGAAAGTCCAACTCCGGGTGGACCTCCTCCAAGTCCACCCGTCCCCCCTTCAACGACAACCTCGTGCTCTACGTCACCCGTCGACTCACCGAACGGGACCGCACGATCCTCGACATGCTCGCCGACCACCGCGTGCTCACGAGCGACCAACTCACCGAGGCGTTCTTCGACTCGGCCACGACCGCCAGACACCGGCTGACGAAGCTGCACCAGCTTCGGGTCGTGCAGCGCTTCGCGCCCTTCGTGTCGAAGGGCTCAGCCCCGTACCACTACGTGCTCGACCGCCTGGGCGCCGAGGTGGTGGCCGCCGAGCGGGGCGTCGAGGCGAAGAAGCTGTGGAAACAAGACCGCTCGCTCGTGCTCGCCCGCACGGCGACCTTGCGGCGGATCGTCGGCATCAACGGAATCTTCACGGCGCTGTTGCACGAGGCACGCCACTCGGACGCCCGAGAACTGTCGCTGTGGTGGTCGGCGGCCCGTTGTTCGGAGTGGGCCGGCGACCTCGTGAAGCCGGACGGCTACGGCATCTGGAAGGCCGACGGCATGGCTCGGGACTTCTTCGTGGAGTGGGACCGCGGCGAGCCGCCGGAGGCATGGGTCGAAAGATTGGGCGGCCACGCCGACCTCGCCGACGCGCTTGAACGGCACGTGTGGGTGCTCGTCGTAGCCTCGTCGCTGCGCCGGGAGGCCGACCTTCGACGCCATCTCGACCGGGCCGGCATCTGCGCTGCCACGGCGACGAGGGGCGCGCACGGGTTCCCCTTCGGTGACGCTTGGCTTCCGATGGGCCGGACGCGCCGCGAATGGGTTCTCGATCGGGAAGCGGTCGGCGGGCGGGCGCTCGGAGAATTCCGTCGACCGGGACGATCGTGGCCAGACTGGATGTACCGCGATGGAGCCCCGGCTCTTGGTCAGCACGACACGCTGTTGACCTGA
- a CDS encoding Fic family protein yields MTRYLSLGEYVWLAEQVTGTEATVLAKAAVLTCRLAWNHPLPDGNKRAAWASLVMFLDLNDCSWDPDPPNVDEAEAAMLAVAAHEVDEGWFAAWLRYRVRID; encoded by the coding sequence GTGACCCGCTACCTGAGCCTGGGCGAGTACGTCTGGCTGGCAGAGCAGGTCACCGGCACAGAAGCGACGGTCCTCGCCAAGGCCGCCGTGTTGACGTGTCGCCTGGCGTGGAACCACCCGCTTCCGGACGGCAACAAGCGCGCCGCCTGGGCCAGCCTGGTGATGTTTCTCGACCTGAACGATTGCTCTTGGGATCCCGACCCGCCCAATGTCGATGAGGCCGAGGCGGCCATGCTTGCCGTGGCTGCGCACGAGGTCGACGAAGGCTGGTTCGCCGCCTGGCTGCGCTATCGCGTTCGCATCGACTGA